One segment of Bradyrhizobium sp. CB2312 DNA contains the following:
- a CDS encoding branched-chain amino acid ABC transporter permease, which produces MSAAEEVVAEGHQAVEAVPKRAMTLGTGTSLVVLAALIIAPVFVKNFIIFQMTMLLIYGLAVLALNILTGGSGQFSLGQSAFYAVGAYTTAVLMEHFNVNYALTLPVAGVVCFGFGFLFGQPALRLSGVYLALATFALATAMPQLLKLNFLEHWTGGVQGLVVTKPDAPFGLPMSQDMWLYYFTLVVTIAIYIFAVNLLRSRSGRAFMAIRDNEIAASAMGVDVALYKTLAFGVSAAITGIAGSLGAIAVQFVAPDSYTITLAISLFLGMVVGGVGWLPGSIVGAAFIIFVPNIAEGISKGLSGAVFGVLLFLVIYLVPHGARQVAILGQQLAGKLRKT; this is translated from the coding sequence ATGAGCGCTGCAGAAGAAGTCGTTGCAGAAGGCCACCAGGCGGTCGAGGCCGTTCCGAAGCGCGCCATGACGCTGGGTACCGGCACCTCGCTGGTGGTGCTGGCGGCGCTGATCATCGCACCCGTCTTCGTCAAGAACTTCATCATCTTCCAGATGACGATGCTCCTGATCTACGGGCTCGCGGTGCTGGCGCTCAACATCCTGACCGGCGGAAGCGGCCAGTTCTCGCTCGGCCAGAGCGCGTTCTACGCCGTCGGCGCCTACACCACCGCGGTGCTGATGGAGCACTTCAACGTCAATTATGCGCTGACGCTGCCGGTTGCCGGCGTGGTCTGCTTCGGCTTCGGCTTCCTGTTCGGACAGCCGGCGCTGCGGCTCAGCGGCGTTTACCTCGCGCTCGCGACCTTCGCGCTCGCGACCGCGATGCCGCAGCTGCTCAAGCTGAACTTCCTCGAGCACTGGACCGGCGGCGTGCAGGGCCTCGTCGTCACCAAGCCGGACGCACCGTTCGGCCTGCCGATGTCGCAGGACATGTGGCTGTACTACTTCACGCTCGTCGTGACGATCGCGATCTACATCTTCGCGGTGAACCTGTTGCGCTCGCGCTCGGGCCGCGCCTTCATGGCGATCCGCGACAACGAGATCGCGGCCTCCGCCATGGGCGTCGACGTCGCGCTCTACAAGACGCTGGCGTTCGGCGTCTCCGCCGCCATCACCGGCATCGCCGGCTCGCTCGGCGCCATCGCGGTGCAGTTCGTCGCGCCCGACAGCTACACCATCACGCTCGCGATCTCGCTGTTCCTCGGCATGGTGGTCGGCGGGGTCGGCTGGCTGCCCGGCTCGATCGTCGGCGCCGCCTTCATCATCTTCGTGCCGAACATCGCGGAGGGCATCTCCAAGGGCCTCTCCGGCGCCGTGTTCGGCGTGCTCCTCTTCCTCGTCATCTACCTCGTGCCGCACGGCGCAAGGCAGGTCGCGATCCTGGGCCAGCAGCTCGCCGGCAAGCTCAGGAAGACCTGA
- a CDS encoding ABC transporter substrate-binding protein — translation MLFERTLRAAALVTATAAFTVTSGAALAQKKYDTGASDTEVKIGNIMPYSGPASAYGIIGKTEEAYFKMINDKGGINGRKVNFVTYDDAYSPPKAVEQVRKLVESDEVLAVFNPLGTPSNTAIQKYLNAKKIPQLFVATGATKWNDPKNFPWTMGWQPSYQSEAQIYAKWLMKEKPNAKVAILYQNDDFGKDYLKGTKDGLGAKASSMIILEESYEVSEPSIDGHIVKIKAANPDVLLIYATPKFAAQTIKKTAELSWKPLQILTNVSISVGSVMKPAGFEAAQDVLSAAYAKDSTDPQWNNDPGMKKWNEFVDKYMPGADKTDTGMVYGYGAASTLAKVLEMCGDDLTRANLMKQAASLKDFAPDTLLPGVKINTSATDFAPIAQLQMQRFKGEKWELFGEIISGDVASE, via the coding sequence TTGCTTTTTGAAAGAACACTCCGAGCCGCCGCGCTGGTCACGGCAACGGCGGCCTTCACTGTCACCTCCGGCGCGGCACTCGCGCAAAAGAAATACGACACCGGCGCTTCCGATACCGAGGTCAAGATCGGCAACATCATGCCGTATAGCGGGCCGGCGTCGGCCTACGGCATCATCGGCAAGACCGAAGAAGCCTATTTCAAGATGATCAACGACAAGGGCGGCATCAACGGCCGCAAGGTCAATTTCGTCACCTATGACGACGCCTATTCGCCGCCGAAGGCGGTCGAGCAGGTCCGCAAGCTGGTCGAGAGCGACGAGGTGCTGGCCGTGTTCAACCCGCTCGGTACACCCTCGAACACCGCGATCCAGAAATACCTCAACGCCAAGAAGATCCCGCAGCTGTTCGTCGCCACCGGCGCCACCAAGTGGAACGACCCGAAGAACTTCCCCTGGACCATGGGCTGGCAGCCGTCCTACCAGAGCGAAGCGCAGATCTACGCGAAGTGGCTGATGAAGGAGAAGCCGAACGCCAAGGTCGCGATCCTCTATCAGAACGATGATTTCGGCAAAGACTACCTCAAGGGCACCAAGGATGGCCTCGGCGCCAAGGCCTCGTCCATGATCATCCTGGAAGAGAGCTATGAGGTGTCCGAGCCGTCGATCGACGGCCACATCGTCAAGATCAAGGCCGCCAATCCCGACGTGCTGCTGATCTATGCCACGCCGAAATTCGCCGCGCAGACCATCAAGAAGACGGCCGAGCTCAGCTGGAAGCCGCTGCAGATCCTCACCAACGTGTCGATCTCGGTCGGCAGCGTGATGAAGCCGGCGGGCTTCGAGGCCGCGCAGGACGTGCTGTCGGCGGCCTATGCCAAGGACTCCACCGACCCGCAGTGGAACAACGACCCCGGCATGAAGAAGTGGAACGAGTTCGTCGACAAGTACATGCCCGGCGCCGACAAGACCGACACCGGCATGGTCTACGGCTACGGCGCAGCCTCGACGCTGGCCAAGGTGCTGGAAATGTGCGGTGACGATCTCACCCGCGCCAACCTGATGAAGCAGGCGGCCTCGTTGAAGGATTTTGCACCGGACACCCTGCTGCCCGGCGTCAAGATCAACACCAGCGCCACCGACTTCGCCCCGATCGCGCAGCTCCAGATGCAGCGCTTCAAGGGCGAGAAATGGGAACTCTTCGGCGAGATCATCAGCGGCGACGTCGCCTCCGAGTGA
- a CDS encoding ABC transporter substrate-binding protein, giving the protein MTAVRLQVASPWVALALCIAMTGPVLAQKKYDSGASDTEIRIGNIMPYSGPASAYAAIGKAEEAYFNKVNAEGGINGRKIKFISYDDAYSPPKTVEQARKLVESDGVLLIFGSLGTSTNTAIRKYMNEKKVPQLFVASGASKWNDPKQYPWTMGWQPSYASEARIYAKYIMKEKPDAKIGVLYQNDDFGKDYLKGLKDGLGAKASMIVMEDGYDTAEPAIDEHVVKLKASDADVFISITTPKFAAQAIKKAAEINWHPVHIISNVSASVGGVLEPAGIEISQGILSATYTKDGSDPQWNSDDGMKKFYNFIAQYDPKVNKLDAGVVFGYAAAQTMVKVLQMCGDDLTRENVMKQAASLKDFAPDTLLPGIKINTAPDNFAPIEQLQMMRFKGKKWELFGDIISSDHGH; this is encoded by the coding sequence ATGACTGCCGTTCGTCTTCAGGTTGCGTCCCCGTGGGTCGCACTCGCGTTGTGCATTGCGATGACCGGCCCTGTGCTGGCGCAAAAGAAATACGACAGCGGCGCTTCCGATACCGAGATCAGAATAGGCAACATCATGCCCTATAGCGGGCCGGCCTCCGCCTATGCCGCGATCGGCAAGGCCGAGGAAGCCTATTTCAACAAGGTCAATGCCGAGGGCGGCATCAACGGCCGCAAGATCAAGTTCATCTCCTATGACGACGCCTATTCGCCGCCGAAGACGGTGGAGCAGGCGCGCAAGCTGGTCGAGAGCGACGGGGTGCTGCTGATCTTCGGCTCGCTCGGCACCTCCACCAACACCGCGATCCGCAAATACATGAACGAGAAGAAGGTGCCGCAATTGTTCGTGGCGAGCGGCGCCTCGAAGTGGAACGATCCCAAGCAGTATCCGTGGACGATGGGCTGGCAGCCGAGCTACGCCAGCGAGGCGCGCATCTACGCCAAGTACATCATGAAGGAGAAGCCGGACGCCAAGATCGGCGTGCTCTATCAGAACGACGATTTCGGCAAGGACTATCTGAAGGGCTTGAAGGACGGCCTCGGCGCGAAGGCGTCGATGATCGTGATGGAGGACGGCTACGACACCGCCGAGCCGGCGATCGACGAGCACGTCGTGAAGCTGAAGGCCTCGGATGCCGACGTCTTCATCAGCATCACCACACCGAAATTCGCGGCCCAGGCGATCAAGAAGGCGGCCGAGATCAACTGGCATCCGGTCCACATCATCTCCAACGTCTCGGCTTCCGTCGGCGGCGTGCTCGAGCCGGCGGGCATCGAGATCTCGCAAGGCATCCTGTCGGCGACCTACACCAAGGACGGCTCCGACCCGCAATGGAACTCCGATGACGGCATGAAGAAGTTCTATAACTTCATCGCGCAGTACGACCCCAAGGTCAACAAGCTCGATGCCGGCGTGGTGTTCGGCTATGCCGCGGCGCAGACCATGGTGAAGGTGCTTCAGATGTGCGGCGACGATCTCACCCGCGAGAACGTCATGAAGCAGGCGGCGAGCTTGAAGGATTTCGCGCCCGACACCTTGCTGCCGGGGATCAAGATCAACACCGCACCGGACAATTTCGCCCCGATCGAGCAGCTCCAGATGATGCGCTTCAAGGGCAAGAAATGGGAGCTGTTCGGCGACATCATCTCGAGCGACCACGGCCATTGA
- a CDS encoding ABC transporter substrate-binding protein, giving the protein MPAVTGKLAAASLALALIAASTSTASAQKKYDTGATDTEIKIGNIMPYSGPASAYGIIGRTETAYFKKINDEGGINGRKINYISYDDAYSPPKTVEQARKLVESDEVLFIFNSLGTPPNSAIQKYMNSKKVPQLFVATGATKWNDPQNFPWTMGWQPNYQSETQIYAKWLLKNKPDAKIAVLYQNDDYGKDYLKGLKDGLGSKAASMIVMEESYETSEPTIDNHIVKLKSTGADVFMNITTPKFAAQAIKKNAEIGWKPLHFLNNVSASVGSVMKPAGFENGQDIISADYLKDVSDPEWNNDPGMKEFLAFMTKYFPEGDKLDKGTIVGYAVAQTLVQVLKQCGDNLTRENIMKQAASLKDFRTEALLPGIQINTSATDFAPISQLRLEKFKGERWELFGDVISADVGG; this is encoded by the coding sequence ATGCCCGCTGTCACCGGCAAACTTGCGGCCGCGTCACTGGCGCTCGCGCTCATTGCGGCCTCGACCTCCACTGCATCGGCCCAGAAGAAATACGATACCGGCGCCACCGACACCGAGATCAAGATCGGCAACATCATGCCCTACAGCGGACCGGCCTCCGCCTACGGCATCATCGGGCGGACCGAAACCGCCTATTTCAAGAAGATCAACGACGAGGGCGGCATCAACGGCCGCAAGATCAACTACATCTCTTACGACGACGCCTATTCGCCGCCGAAGACGGTGGAGCAGGCGCGCAAGCTGGTCGAGAGCGACGAGGTGCTGTTCATCTTCAACTCGCTCGGCACGCCGCCGAACTCGGCGATCCAGAAATACATGAACTCGAAGAAGGTGCCGCAGCTGTTCGTCGCCACCGGCGCCACCAAGTGGAACGATCCGCAGAACTTCCCGTGGACCATGGGCTGGCAGCCCAACTACCAGAGCGAGACGCAGATCTACGCGAAGTGGCTGCTCAAGAACAAGCCGGACGCCAAGATCGCCGTGCTCTACCAGAACGACGATTACGGCAAGGACTACCTCAAAGGCCTGAAGGACGGCCTCGGCTCGAAAGCGGCCTCGATGATCGTGATGGAGGAGAGCTACGAGACCTCCGAGCCGACCATCGACAACCACATCGTCAAGCTGAAATCGACCGGCGCCGACGTGTTCATGAACATCACGACGCCGAAATTCGCGGCGCAAGCGATCAAGAAGAATGCCGAGATCGGCTGGAAGCCGCTGCACTTCCTCAACAACGTCTCGGCCTCGGTCGGCAGCGTGATGAAGCCCGCCGGCTTCGAAAACGGCCAGGACATCATCTCGGCCGATTATCTCAAGGACGTGTCGGATCCGGAGTGGAACAACGATCCCGGCATGAAGGAATTCCTCGCCTTCATGACAAAATACTTCCCCGAAGGCGACAAGCTCGACAAGGGCACCATCGTCGGCTACGCCGTGGCGCAGACGCTGGTCCAGGTGCTGAAGCAATGCGGTGACAATCTCACCCGCGAGAACATCATGAAGCAGGCCGCCAGCCTGAAGGACTTCCGCACCGAGGCGCTGCTGCCGGGCATCCAGATCAACACCTCCGCGACCGACTTTGCGCCGATCAGCCAGCTCCGGCTCGAGAAGTTCAAGGGCGAGCGCTGGGAACTGTTCGGCGACGTGATCAGCGCCGACGTCGGCGGCTAA
- a CDS encoding glycerate kinase, translating into MTDRRPLLRALYDAAVAAAHPSTILAPHLRPLPKGRVICLAAGKGAGAMAAAAERHYLDTLGLAPERLVGIATTRHGYGVPTRRIRVVEAGHPVPDEAGLKGAADTLALASEAGPDDLLLVLLTGGGSANWIAPVDGISFAQKQAVNKALLRSGAPIGEMNTVRKHLSRIKGGRLARAGKNAAEIVTLAISDVPHDDPSAIASGPTVPDPTTLADARAIVAKYKLAIDDAVRRALDDPANESCKADDAAFARATFELIARPKQSLDAAVKLAQEAGYETIDLGADLEGEAREVAAEHAKLALQARARGKRVAILSGGELTVTVRGNGRGGPNQEYALALADLLQDTPDIAALAGDTDGADGGAGHPTDPAGALIDAATFAKMKALGLQAQASLDNNDATTFFEATGDLLQPGPTLTNVNDIRVILVD; encoded by the coding sequence ATGACCGACCGACGTCCCCTGCTCCGCGCGCTCTACGACGCCGCCGTTGCCGCCGCCCATCCGAGCACGATCCTGGCGCCGCATCTGCGCCCCCTGCCGAAGGGGCGCGTGATCTGCCTTGCCGCCGGCAAGGGCGCCGGCGCGATGGCCGCCGCGGCGGAGCGGCATTATCTCGACACGCTGGGGCTGGCGCCGGAGCGCCTCGTCGGCATCGCCACCACGCGGCACGGCTACGGCGTGCCGACGCGCCGCATCCGCGTGGTCGAGGCCGGCCATCCCGTGCCGGACGAAGCTGGCCTCAAGGGCGCGGCCGACACGCTCGCGCTCGCGAGCGAGGCCGGCCCCGATGATCTGCTGCTGGTGCTGCTCACCGGCGGCGGCTCGGCGAACTGGATCGCGCCGGTGGACGGCATCAGCTTTGCGCAGAAGCAGGCGGTCAACAAGGCGCTGCTGCGCTCCGGCGCGCCGATCGGCGAGATGAACACGGTGCGCAAGCATCTGTCGCGCATCAAGGGCGGGCGGCTGGCGCGCGCCGGCAAGAATGCCGCCGAGATCGTCACGCTCGCGATCTCCGACGTGCCGCATGACGATCCCTCCGCGATCGCCTCCGGTCCCACCGTGCCCGATCCGACCACGCTGGCGGATGCGCGCGCGATCGTGGCGAAATACAAGCTCGCCATCGACGATGCCGTCCGCCGCGCGCTTGACGATCCCGCCAACGAAAGCTGCAAGGCTGATGATGCCGCCTTCGCGCGCGCGACGTTCGAGCTGATCGCGCGTCCCAAGCAGTCGCTCGACGCGGCGGTGAAGCTTGCGCAAGAAGCCGGCTACGAGACCATCGATCTCGGCGCCGACCTCGAGGGCGAAGCCCGCGAGGTCGCGGCCGAGCACGCCAAGCTCGCGCTTCAAGCCCGCGCGCGAGGCAAACGCGTCGCGATCCTCTCCGGCGGCGAGCTCACGGTCACCGTGCGCGGCAATGGCCGTGGCGGCCCCAACCAGGAATATGCGCTGGCGCTCGCCGACCTGCTGCAAGACACGCCTGACATCGCGGCGCTCGCCGGCGACACCGACGGCGCCGATGGCGGCGCCGGCCACCCGACCGATCCCGCCGGCGCGCTGATCGATGCGGCGACGTTTGCCAAGATGAAGGCGCTGGGGCTTCAGGCGCAGGCCTCTCTCGACAACAACGATGCCACCACGTTCTTCGAGGCTACGGGGGATCTCTTGCAGCCGGGCCCGACGCTGACCAACGTCAACGACATCCGTGTGATCCTGGTGGATTAG
- the nuoB gene encoding NADH-quinone oxidoreductase subunit NuoB, with translation MRKTLLESLTYGSLTEPAPAPDDSALAELAAKVDRAAQATLGRSLAIREVDAGSCNGCELEIHALSNAFYDVERFGLRFVASPRHADVLLVTGPVTKNMRQALERTYNATPDPKWVVAVGGCAIDGGLFRGSYACVGGVSETIPVDLHIKGCPPSPTDLLKGLLALLEHVSGKR, from the coding sequence ATGCGCAAGACCCTGCTCGAAAGCCTCACCTATGGTTCGCTGACGGAGCCCGCGCCGGCGCCGGACGATTCGGCACTGGCCGAGCTCGCCGCGAAAGTCGATCGCGCTGCCCAGGCCACGCTGGGGCGTTCTCTTGCCATTCGCGAGGTCGATGCCGGGTCCTGCAACGGCTGCGAACTGGAGATCCACGCGCTGTCCAACGCCTTCTACGACGTCGAACGTTTCGGCCTGCGCTTCGTCGCATCGCCACGCCATGCCGACGTGCTGCTGGTCACGGGTCCGGTGACGAAAAACATGCGACAGGCGCTCGAGCGGACGTACAATGCGACGCCCGATCCGAAATGGGTCGTCGCGGTCGGCGGCTGCGCTATCGATGGCGGTCTTTTCAGAGGCAGCTACGCCTGCGTTGGCGGCGTGTCCGAGACCATTCCGGTGGATCTGCACATCAAGGGCTGCCCGCCGTCGCCGACGGACCTGTTGAAGGGCCTGCTTGCACTGCTGGAGCACGTCAGCGGCAAGCGGTAA
- a CDS encoding NADH-quinone oxidoreductase subunit C: protein MGILDSIPHVNAILSHRPWPRAVVTEAGWQAAIDRLVEGGLTLLGFWGEPAAVHLALLDGGSADVAVVTYECTAGAFPSVASRHLPALRLERTIHDLFGLVPSAADDLRPWLDHDAWGQSYPLSGRNASREVRPYQFLPAEGEALHQVAVGPVHAGIIEPGHFRFTANGEHVVRLEQWLGYTHKGIELLMQGANLEAAAKLANRTSGDSAVAYAFAFARAAEAALDIQVPRRAIFLRALMAEVERLANHFGDIGAICNDASFALMHAQTGILRERCLRAADTAFGHRLMMDVIVPGGVARDVSADGIPAMRALLAEIRKVFPRLIELYDNTASLQDRTVTTGIVKADYARQFGAGGYVGRASGRDFDARRTFAYAPYDQLSFEVPVLEAGDVNARVWIRIREVEQSVELIAQMLDLMEPGEIRNAPPAGRGGCEGLALTEAFRGDVLAWLRLDGELRVERCHLRDASWFQWPLLETAIEGNIIADFPLCNKSFNCSYSGADL from the coding sequence ATGGGCATCCTCGACAGCATCCCCCATGTCAATGCGATCTTGTCGCACCGGCCCTGGCCGCGCGCGGTCGTGACGGAGGCGGGCTGGCAGGCCGCGATCGATCGACTGGTCGAGGGAGGCCTCACACTGCTTGGCTTCTGGGGCGAGCCAGCCGCAGTGCATCTGGCGCTGCTCGATGGCGGCTCGGCCGATGTCGCGGTCGTCACCTACGAGTGTACGGCCGGCGCATTTCCAAGCGTCGCCAGCCGTCATCTGCCCGCGCTACGGCTGGAACGGACCATCCATGATCTGTTCGGGCTTGTTCCAAGTGCCGCCGACGATCTGCGGCCATGGCTCGATCACGATGCCTGGGGCCAATCCTATCCGCTCTCCGGCCGTAACGCATCGCGCGAGGTGCGGCCGTACCAGTTCCTGCCGGCCGAGGGTGAGGCGTTACACCAGGTGGCGGTCGGCCCCGTCCATGCCGGGATCATCGAGCCCGGCCATTTCCGCTTCACCGCCAATGGCGAGCATGTGGTGCGGCTGGAGCAGTGGCTCGGCTACACCCACAAGGGCATCGAGTTGCTGATGCAAGGCGCGAATCTCGAGGCCGCGGCAAAGCTCGCCAACCGTACCTCCGGCGACAGCGCGGTGGCCTACGCCTTCGCCTTTGCCCGCGCGGCGGAAGCGGCGCTCGACATCCAGGTGCCGCGGCGCGCGATCTTTTTGCGGGCGCTGATGGCGGAAGTCGAGCGGCTCGCCAATCATTTCGGCGATATCGGCGCGATCTGTAATGACGCGTCCTTTGCGCTGATGCACGCCCAGACCGGCATCTTGCGCGAGCGCTGCCTGCGGGCGGCGGACACGGCCTTCGGTCATCGCCTGATGATGGACGTCATCGTACCCGGCGGCGTGGCGCGCGACGTCTCGGCGGACGGCATCCCCGCCATGCGGGCTCTGCTCGCCGAGATCCGAAAGGTATTTCCGCGCCTGATCGAGCTCTACGACAACACCGCATCCTTGCAGGACCGCACCGTCACGACCGGGATCGTGAAGGCGGACTATGCGCGGCAGTTCGGCGCCGGCGGCTATGTCGGCCGTGCCTCGGGCCGCGATTTCGATGCACGCCGCACGTTTGCTTACGCGCCCTACGATCAATTGTCGTTCGAGGTGCCGGTGCTGGAAGCCGGCGATGTCAACGCGCGGGTCTGGATCCGCATCCGCGAGGTCGAGCAGAGCGTCGAACTGATCGCGCAGATGCTCGACCTGATGGAGCCAGGCGAGATCAGGAACGCACCGCCGGCAGGGCGCGGCGGATGCGAAGGTCTGGCGCTGACGGAGGCCTTCCGCGGCGACGTTCTGGCGTGGCTGCGGCTCGATGGCGAGTTGCGCGTCGAACGCTGCCATCTGCGCGATGCGTCGTGGTTCCAGTGGCCGCTGCTGGAGACCGCAATCGAGGGCAACATCATTGCCGACTTCCCGCTCTGCAATAAGTCGTTCAACTGTTCCTATTCTGGCGCGGACCTCTAA
- a CDS encoding hydrogenase 4 subunit F: MTIDALGAILLIPAISATLLAILPGYLLTAKLNVVAALATFLTSLLLFVIETTSGQYLLLDDLNKVFIVLTTFVGFTTSVFSASYIHHEIEIGRLTPAFLRFYHAMYQMLMFAMNLALIANNIGLMWVAIEMATLTTVLMVGIYRTHEALEAAWKYFILGSVGIALALFGTILVYMAARPVVGEGMDGMVWTVLVKHAAQFDSALLNVAFVFLLLGYGTKVGLAPLHAWLPDAHAEGPTPISAVLSGLLLNVALYALLRFKMMLAVNSAAITPGPLMVTMGLISVIFAALMLYRRRDIKRMFAYSSIEHMGIIVFAFGMGGPLANFAGLLHMIMHSLTKSAIFFAVGHIAQVKGTQKIADIGGLTVTNPVLGWGLMLGVIAIVGLPPLGIFMSEFLVVSSTFARAPWLTVILVLGIIIALGGLVLRIGAVMFGEPKGKTAPAEASYVPMFTHLGLVMMAGIYLPPVLVTGFQNVAKLLG, encoded by the coding sequence ATGACGATCGATGCGCTCGGTGCGATCCTCCTGATCCCGGCCATCTCGGCCACGCTGCTCGCGATCCTGCCAGGCTACCTGCTGACGGCGAAGCTCAACGTCGTTGCGGCGCTCGCGACGTTCCTCACCTCGCTGTTGCTGTTCGTGATCGAGACGACGTCGGGACAATATCTGCTGCTTGACGACCTCAACAAGGTCTTCATCGTGCTGACGACCTTCGTCGGCTTCACGACATCGGTGTTCAGCGCGAGCTACATCCATCACGAGATCGAGATCGGGCGGCTGACGCCGGCCTTCCTGCGCTTCTATCACGCGATGTACCAGATGCTGATGTTCGCGATGAACCTCGCGCTGATCGCCAACAATATCGGCCTGATGTGGGTCGCGATCGAGATGGCGACGCTGACGACCGTGCTGATGGTCGGCATCTACCGCACCCATGAGGCGCTGGAGGCGGCCTGGAAATATTTCATCCTCGGAAGCGTCGGCATCGCGCTCGCGCTGTTCGGGACGATCCTGGTCTATATGGCGGCGCGCCCCGTGGTGGGCGAGGGGATGGACGGCATGGTGTGGACGGTGCTGGTGAAGCACGCCGCACAGTTCGACTCGGCGTTGCTCAACGTCGCCTTCGTCTTCCTCCTGCTCGGCTACGGCACCAAGGTCGGTCTCGCACCGCTGCACGCTTGGCTGCCGGATGCGCATGCCGAGGGCCCGACGCCGATCTCGGCGGTGCTGTCCGGCCTGTTGCTCAATGTCGCGCTCTATGCGCTCCTGCGCTTCAAGATGATGCTCGCGGTCAACTCCGCGGCGATCACGCCGGGTCCACTGATGGTGACCATGGGTCTGATCTCGGTGATCTTCGCCGCGCTGATGCTGTACCGGCGCCGCGACATCAAGCGGATGTTTGCCTATTCCTCGATCGAGCATATGGGCATCATCGTCTTCGCCTTCGGCATGGGCGGGCCGCTCGCGAATTTCGCAGGGCTGTTGCACATGATCATGCATTCGCTGACCAAGTCGGCAATCTTCTTCGCGGTGGGCCACATCGCACAGGTCAAGGGCACACAGAAGATCGCTGACATCGGCGGGCTCACGGTGACCAATCCCGTGCTCGGATGGGGCCTGATGCTCGGCGTCATCGCCATCGTCGGGCTGCCGCCGCTCGGCATCTTCATGAGCGAGTTTCTGGTGGTGAGCTCGACCTTCGCCCGCGCGCCCTGGCTGACGGTGATCCTGGTGCTCGGCATCATCATCGCGCTCGGCGGGCTTGTCTTGCGGATCGGCGCGGTGATGTTCGGCGAGCCTAAAGGCAAGACGGCGCCCGCGGAGGCCTCCTATGTGCCAATGTTCACGCACCTCGGATTGGTCATGATGGCCGGCATCTATCTGCCGCCGGTGCTGGTCACCGGCTTCCAGAACGTCGCGAAGCTCCTGGGGTAA